The following are from one region of the Carnobacterium gallinarum DSM 4847 genome:
- a CDS encoding PTS sugar transporter subunit IIA — protein MIGIVVTSHGLMSAGMVDSLEMIAGKNQHVYSIALDNEGIENYQQRLVQLLDQLNQQYKQILICCDLKGGTPFNECYRYLLEHEVSMHLVTGVNLPMLIEVSLAAQFEENLIRLAAVAVEAGRESVILLDMAEETDNELDL, from the coding sequence ATGATTGGAATTGTTGTAACATCACATGGTTTAATGAGTGCTGGAATGGTAGATAGTCTAGAAATGATTGCTGGCAAAAATCAGCATGTTTACTCAATTGCTTTAGACAATGAAGGAATTGAAAATTATCAACAGCGCTTAGTTCAGTTATTGGATCAGCTAAATCAGCAATACAAGCAGATTTTAATTTGTTGTGATCTAAAAGGTGGCACTCCATTTAATGAGTGTTATCGTTATTTATTAGAACACGAAGTAAGTATGCACTTAGTAACTGGGGTTAATTTGCCAATGTTGATTGAAGTTAGCTTGGCAGCGCAGTTTGAAGAGAACTTAATTCGTTTAGCAGCGGTTGCTGTTGAAGCTGGGAGAGAATCTGTTATTTTATTAGATATGGCAGAAGAAACAGATAATGAACTGGATTTATAA
- a CDS encoding IS3 family transposase has product MKCDRVIYKSYQELKHAIENYIEYYNHSRI; this is encoded by the coding sequence ATTAAATGCGATAGAGTCATTTATAAAAGTTATCAAGAATTAAAACACGCAATTGAAAATTATATTGAGTACTATAATCATTCGCGAATCTAA
- a CDS encoding AzlD domain-containing protein encodes MNMTSQQLYLILGMAVVTYLPRLLPILLLSNRELPEKFVKWMSFIPVSIFAALIFSDIFFWEREFNLNPLNNLKLVPAMLVFFVAYKTKNIMWSIVFGVAGIALMIWFFQ; translated from the coding sequence ATGAATATGACAAGTCAACAGCTGTATTTGATTTTAGGGATGGCTGTAGTCACTTATTTGCCACGTTTATTGCCAATTTTATTATTGAGTAATCGAGAATTGCCAGAGAAATTTGTTAAATGGATGTCATTTATTCCCGTATCAATTTTTGCTGCATTAATTTTTTCTGATATTTTCTTTTGGGAACGTGAATTTAACTTAAATCCATTGAATAATTTAAAATTAGTTCCAGCTATGCTTGTTTTTTTTGTCGCCTATAAGACTAAGAACATTATGTGGTCGATTGTTTTTGGAGTAGCGGGAATTGCGTTAATGATTTGGTTTTTTCAATAA
- the gpmA gene encoding 2,3-diphosphoglycerate-dependent phosphoglycerate mutase, with translation MKLVFVRHGLSDWNALNQFTGWVDVDLSEAGLAEATEAGRKIKEAGLEFDIAFTSVLKRAIKTCHIVLEGSDQLWVPEVKSWRLNERHYGALQGLNKKETADKYGADQVQLWRRSYDTLPPLLSPEDPGSASHDRRYANLQKSRIPMGENLKVTLERVIPFWEDEIAPAILDHKTVLVAAHGNSLRALAKYIEGISDDDIMELEIPTGQPLVYELNEDLTVSKKYYL, from the coding sequence ATGAAATTAGTATTTGTACGTCACGGTTTAAGTGATTGGAATGCATTAAATCAATTTACAGGTTGGGTAGATGTTGATCTAAGTGAAGCGGGTTTAGCGGAAGCAACAGAAGCTGGCCGTAAAATAAAAGAAGCAGGTCTAGAATTTGATATTGCCTTTACTTCAGTTTTAAAAAGAGCGATCAAAACGTGTCATATTGTTTTAGAAGGATCAGATCAATTATGGGTGCCAGAAGTAAAATCTTGGCGTTTGAATGAGCGTCACTATGGTGCGTTACAAGGTTTGAATAAAAAAGAAACTGCTGATAAATATGGTGCGGATCAAGTTCAATTATGGCGTCGTTCGTATGATACATTACCTCCACTATTAAGCCCAGAAGATCCAGGTTCAGCTTCGCATGATCGTCGTTATGCAAATCTTCAAAAGAGCCGTATTCCAATGGGAGAGAATTTAAAAGTTACTTTAGAACGTGTGATTCCTTTCTGGGAAGATGAAATTGCACCCGCTATTTTAGATCATAAAACCGTCTTAGTAGCAGCTCACGGAAATTCATTGCGCGCGTTAGCTAAATACATCGAAGGCATTTCAGATGATGATATTATGGAATTAGAAATTCCAACAGGTCAACCATTAGTTTATGAATTGAATGAGGACTTAACAGTTAGTAAAAAATATTATCTATAA
- a CDS encoding PTS mannose/fructose/sorbose/N-acetylgalactosamine transporter subunit IIC — translation MNGALFLPALLCGIFCYLGAIETPWLFGMTGGFYIVGRPLVAGLLVGLAFGDVQAGVLCGLAVQAVFIANLSTGGATNSEITYAAYGGIGIALATTKDPAIAVTLAILIGQTFGLIFYNTRMAVYSYWNKRADDAASRIDTRGIYLNHVLYPQISTFFIRAVPIFILIFFGKGFVDMLINSVPAVVTDTISVLGGVLPALGIAMLMSIVIKEKVNLLFFFGGFVLMAFAGLNMIALVFIAALIAYIVYLSTGSTGGAVIEEEDEVI, via the coding sequence ATGAATGGAGCATTATTTTTACCTGCACTATTGTGTGGCATATTCTGTTATTTAGGTGCGATTGAAACGCCTTGGTTGTTTGGAATGACCGGTGGTTTTTATATTGTTGGACGACCATTGGTTGCAGGGCTTTTAGTAGGTTTGGCCTTTGGTGATGTTCAAGCTGGAGTATTATGTGGCTTGGCTGTTCAAGCAGTATTTATTGCCAATTTATCAACGGGTGGTGCAACGAATAGTGAGATTACGTATGCAGCTTATGGGGGGATCGGGATTGCTCTTGCTACTACAAAAGATCCGGCGATTGCAGTGACATTAGCTATTTTAATTGGGCAAACTTTTGGACTTATTTTCTATAATACACGGATGGCGGTTTATTCTTATTGGAACAAACGTGCTGATGACGCCGCAAGCCGGATTGATACAAGAGGTATTTATTTAAATCATGTGCTTTATCCACAAATTTCAACGTTCTTTATTCGAGCAGTGCCAATTTTTATCTTAATTTTCTTTGGAAAAGGGTTTGTTGATATGCTGATTAATAGCGTACCAGCAGTTGTCACAGATACAATTTCAGTCTTAGGTGGCGTCTTACCAGCTTTAGGAATTGCGATGCTGATGAGTATTGTGATTAAGGAAAAAGTAAATTTGCTATTTTTCTTTGGTGGATTTGTTTTGATGGCATTTGCAGGATTGAATATGATTGCTTTAGTATTTATCGCAGCATTAATTGCGTATATTGTGTACCTAAGTACAGGTTCGACTGGTGGAGCTGTAATCGAAGAAGAGGATGAGGTGATTTAG
- a CDS encoding GNAT family N-acetyltransferase has translation MLIKCTEEHNDILLNYLNQQPALNLFIIGDIETYGFNSPDQDIWAYLDTDKEISGVLLRYKNNIIPVHDVDFNGFSEFVTCIKEQGNVRYLSGRKAILDLYAAEFPEFHKETTFFAECQELRVKPLQMELVTDLKIKDIPSYLALQNAAFNKTIQTMEDIVEALENGTTTIKIIKNEQGEVVSGGQIAVESQTSGMIVGIATLESERSSGYGSAIVASLVEHCRQQKKSACLFFNNPAAGKIYHRLGFVDLDRWILLDKKGKE, from the coding sequence ATGTTAATCAAGTGTACAGAAGAACACAATGACATATTATTGAATTATTTAAATCAACAACCAGCATTGAATTTATTTATTATTGGAGATATTGAAACGTATGGATTTAATTCTCCAGATCAGGATATTTGGGCATATTTAGATACGGATAAGGAAATCAGTGGAGTATTATTGCGCTATAAAAATAATATCATTCCAGTTCATGATGTTGACTTTAATGGTTTTTCTGAATTTGTAACCTGTATTAAAGAGCAAGGAAATGTTCGTTATTTATCAGGCCGTAAAGCGATCTTGGATTTGTATGCAGCTGAATTTCCAGAGTTTCATAAAGAAACAACTTTCTTTGCTGAATGTCAGGAATTACGAGTAAAACCGTTGCAAATGGAGTTAGTAACTGACTTGAAAATAAAGGATATTCCAAGTTATTTAGCCTTACAAAATGCCGCCTTTAATAAAACAATCCAGACAATGGAAGATATCGTGGAAGCATTGGAAAACGGGACAACAACTATAAAAATTATTAAAAATGAACAAGGTGAAGTAGTTTCTGGTGGTCAAATTGCTGTAGAAAGTCAAACGTCTGGGATGATTGTGGGGATTGCAACGCTAGAAAGTGAACGTAGTAGCGGATACGGTTCTGCAATTGTTGCAAGTTTAGTTGAGCATTGCAGACAGCAAAAAAAATCAGCTTGTCTTTTCTTTAATAATCCAGCAGCGGGTAAGATTTATCACCGCTTAGGCTTTGTTGATTTGGATCGCTGGATCTTATTGGATAAAAAGGGGAAAGAATAG
- a CDS encoding SGNH/GDSL hydrolase family protein, with protein MKPLNKIILLGDSITAGYMEDHVSQALTSRIRQQLSKDIRVQNVGIPGDTTVGALERLEKHVLKGEPDFVTILFGSNDVLLTENISLERYQKNIETMIQMIGSQKVLLITPSFSNQLVQHEERPNHRILAYGNTIRQLAHHYQTQLIDLQSAMLDAPNYTDFLQADGFHFNEFGYDLLANLIIAKLK; from the coding sequence GTGAAACCGTTGAACAAAATTATTTTACTTGGGGATAGCATTACCGCTGGTTATATGGAAGATCATGTTTCCCAAGCTTTAACCTCGCGTATACGCCAACAACTTTCTAAAGATATTCGCGTTCAAAATGTTGGTATTCCTGGAGATACAACTGTTGGTGCTTTGGAGCGCCTAGAAAAACATGTTTTAAAAGGAGAACCCGATTTTGTTACGATTTTATTTGGTTCCAATGATGTACTTTTAACTGAGAATATTTCTCTTGAAAGGTATCAAAAAAATATCGAAACTATGATTCAAATGATTGGTTCACAAAAAGTTCTATTAATTACGCCTTCTTTTAGCAACCAACTTGTGCAGCATGAAGAACGTCCGAATCATCGTATTTTAGCCTATGGGAACACGATTCGGCAATTGGCACATCACTATCAAACTCAGCTGATTGACTTACAATCGGCTATGCTAGATGCACCTAACTATACGGATTTTCTTCAAGCAGACGGCTTTCATTTTAATGAATTTGGCTATGATTTACTGGCAAATCTCATTATTGCTAAGCTAAAATAA
- a CDS encoding SDR family NAD(P)-dependent oxidoreductase, protein MKKYVLITGASSGIGKSAAEAFAKRGKHLILVARREQLLKEAKIEIQERYPHVAIILIPMDLGDPAALVPFYHSLKSYSIECFINNAGLGMYGEVATQDIQRIQDVLNLNTHALTILSTLYAHDYHDVEGSQLINISSAGGYVMVPDAVIYCATKFFVNAFTENLAKELIFNHSKLRAKVLAPAATKTEFGMRANQVEDYQYDTAFSRYHTSTEMADFLLSLYDSHAIIGSIDRETFTFQLSDNQFPDAYQSKNNQ, encoded by the coding sequence ATGAAAAAATATGTATTGATTACTGGAGCTAGTTCTGGAATTGGCAAATCAGCTGCCGAAGCATTTGCCAAACGCGGAAAACATTTAATTCTAGTTGCCCGTAGAGAACAGTTATTAAAAGAGGCAAAAATAGAAATCCAAGAACGTTATCCACATGTAGCTATCATTTTAATACCAATGGATTTAGGTGATCCAGCCGCATTAGTCCCATTCTATCACTCATTAAAATCATACTCTATTGAATGTTTCATTAACAATGCAGGATTAGGGATGTATGGTGAGGTTGCTACCCAAGATATCCAGCGAATTCAAGATGTTTTGAATTTAAATACCCATGCTTTAACAATCTTATCGACTTTATATGCCCATGATTATCACGATGTAGAAGGATCTCAATTAATTAATATTTCATCAGCTGGAGGCTATGTAATGGTTCCTGATGCCGTTATTTATTGTGCTACTAAATTTTTCGTAAACGCATTTACTGAAAATCTAGCGAAAGAGTTAATCTTCAATCATTCAAAACTACGAGCAAAAGTATTAGCTCCGGCTGCTACCAAAACAGAATTTGGTATGAGAGCTAACCAAGTTGAAGACTATCAGTATGATACTGCGTTTTCTAGATATCATACAAGCACAGAAATGGCTGATTTTTTATTAAGCTTATATGATAGCCATGCTATTATTGGAAGTATCGATCGAGAAACCTTTACATTCCAATTATCTGACAATCAATTTCCTGATGCCTATCAATCTAAAAATAATCAATAA
- a CDS encoding M12 family metallo-peptidase gives MKKFFSLLFLLLFISLSVYESIGVAVRPWVTFYDGRNRFTNGIGNYGRNTQYYWVSTGIGSATETIDGAMSKWVNSNGTGVYTPISYRRTGTQSSSLIDFQKVPSRADNSSKGTVAWTSFWNGSTQQIPAAHKHWNWAQIELHNRYFSSNSTIQMRAMAHEIGHAFGLDHNPDSTSKLMYPSNISSMPTGPVTSELQGINWLYK, from the coding sequence ATGAAAAAATTTTTTAGTTTATTATTTTTATTATTGTTTATATCACTATCTGTATACGAAAGTATCGGAGTTGCCGTTCGACCATGGGTAACCTTTTATGATGGCAGAAACAGGTTCACGAACGGTATAGGAAATTACGGACGAAATACACAGTACTATTGGGTATCAACTGGTATTGGTAGCGCAACAGAAACAATCGATGGGGCTATGAGTAAGTGGGTTAACAGTAACGGAACAGGAGTATATACTCCCATATCTTATAGGAGAACCGGCACTCAATCTAGTAGCCTTATAGATTTCCAAAAAGTACCTTCTAGAGCTGATAACAGCTCAAAAGGAACTGTTGCTTGGACAAGTTTTTGGAATGGTTCTACACAACAAATTCCAGCAGCACATAAACATTGGAATTGGGCACAGATAGAATTGCACAATAGATATTTCTCATCAAATAGTACTATTCAAATGAGAGCCATGGCGCATGAAATAGGTCATGCTTTTGGATTAGATCATAATCCCGATTCAACATCAAAATTAATGTATCCATCTAATATTTCATCAATGCCAACAGGACCAGTTACTAGTGAACTTCAAGGTATTAATTGGTTGTATAAATAG
- a CDS encoding MerR family transcriptional regulator translates to MSLTIGAFSKKTGLTPDTIRYYEQEEIIQVERNSQGHRIFNDEDLVWVAFVKKLKDTGMPIKKMKLYAKLRYEGESTMPERLALLEEHRIQVVMDLQQLSENLSNLDRKIEFYQKSI, encoded by the coding sequence ATGTCGCTAACAATTGGTGCATTTTCAAAAAAAACCGGACTAACACCTGATACCATTCGTTATTATGAACAAGAAGAGATTATTCAAGTTGAACGAAACTCTCAAGGTCATCGAATTTTTAATGATGAGGATTTGGTTTGGGTGGCATTTGTAAAAAAATTAAAGGACACTGGTATGCCAATAAAGAAAATGAAATTATATGCAAAACTGCGTTATGAAGGGGAGTCAACGATGCCAGAACGTTTAGCTTTATTGGAGGAACATCGTATACAAGTAGTAATGGATTTGCAGCAATTAAGTGAGAATTTAAGCAATTTGGATCGTAAAATTGAGTTTTATCAGAAATCTATTTAG
- a CDS encoding Type 1 glutamine amidotransferase-like domain-containing protein produces the protein MLGKKKVKKIILGGGSPPPSLEIVRYATEGLKPKSRILFLTIRHGGALKYDQKFREAFYDSGFFDVKIVVGDRVTTVELVAEIQKADVIAIGSGVTLKYYRIFAKGKVKKALVKAYQDGTPLMGFSAGSLIMPETMLISHKDNFFGIRVKRGLGLVKDAVISAHYSKWREHRMLRLGIKRTGVSLGYGIDDDSYLVFENGKPRFFGTIYIEHNPKETS, from the coding sequence ATGCTTGGGAAAAAGAAAGTTAAAAAAATTATTTTAGGTGGAGGGTCGCCACCGCCTAGCTTGGAAATTGTGCGTTATGCTACGGAAGGCTTAAAACCAAAAAGTCGAATATTATTTTTAACGATTCGTCATGGTGGAGCTTTAAAATACGATCAAAAATTCCGTGAAGCTTTTTATGATAGTGGCTTTTTTGATGTGAAGATTGTTGTGGGAGATCGAGTGACGACGGTTGAATTAGTAGCAGAGATTCAAAAAGCTGACGTAATTGCGATTGGTTCTGGGGTTACTTTAAAATATTATCGGATTTTTGCTAAAGGAAAAGTGAAAAAAGCATTGGTTAAAGCTTACCAAGATGGAACTCCATTAATGGGTTTTTCAGCGGGAAGTTTAATTATGCCAGAAACTATGTTGATTTCTCATAAGGATAACTTTTTTGGAATCCGTGTGAAACGTGGGCTAGGTTTAGTAAAGGATGCTGTGATTAGTGCGCATTACTCTAAGTGGCGGGAACATCGAATGTTACGATTGGGTATTAAAAGAACAGGTGTTTCATTAGGCTATGGGATTGATGATGATAGCTATCTCGTTTTTGAAAATGGGAAACCGCGCTTTTTTGGAACGATTTATATTGAGCATAATCCTAAAGAAACCAGCTGA
- a CDS encoding AzlC family ABC transporter permease codes for MQKKVWLESLKVIYPVTLGFIPIGFACGMVLYDAGFSPLAISVMSFLVYAGASQFMVASMIVMGATVPAMIVMTFFLNLRHALMSSSLSTYLKKSSKPFLFLFGHSLADESYAVNYNQFLNHKWDAEHAMATTLIPYFVWGISATIGGLVGTQISINTTIMNYVLIAMFICLLVMQFVSPLFIFVGLLSGVLSVGLMILLHHNIALVIAAIVASIVGFLLDEYVLPRRVKKEQVGEVK; via the coding sequence TTGCAGAAAAAAGTCTGGTTAGAAAGTTTAAAAGTTATTTATCCTGTAACTTTAGGATTTATTCCAATTGGTTTTGCTTGTGGGATGGTGTTGTATGATGCGGGATTTAGTCCACTAGCTATTAGTGTTATGAGTTTTTTAGTGTATGCTGGCGCCTCGCAATTTATGGTTGCTTCAATGATTGTGATGGGAGCGACAGTTCCAGCTATGATTGTAATGACCTTTTTTTTGAATTTGCGTCATGCTTTAATGAGTTCTAGTCTTTCTACGTACTTAAAAAAGAGTTCAAAACCCTTTTTATTTTTATTCGGTCATTCATTGGCAGATGAAAGTTATGCGGTGAATTACAATCAATTTTTAAATCATAAATGGGATGCTGAACACGCAATGGCGACAACCTTAATTCCATATTTTGTTTGGGGAATTAGTGCAACAATTGGCGGTCTTGTTGGAACACAGATTTCCATTAATACGACGATTATGAATTATGTGTTGATTGCGATGTTTATTTGTTTGCTTGTGATGCAATTTGTTTCGCCATTATTTATTTTTGTGGGACTGTTATCGGGAGTTTTATCTGTAGGGTTAATGATTCTATTGCATCATAATATCGCTCTAGTAATTGCTGCGATTGTTGCATCAATTGTTGGGTTCTTACTGGATGAATACGTCTTACCGAGACGAGTGAAAAAAGAGCAAGTAGGTGAAGTGAAATGA
- a CDS encoding PTS system mannose/fructose/N-acetylgalactosamine-transporter subunit IIB: MPITLVRVDDRVIHGQIATRWAKYRNCDGILVADDQIAADPFRSKVLKAAAPTGVKVGIYTLEEALEKIEKAKVAKNSYFLISNSPLNFQKLLELGADFGTELNIGPMNTRPNTKILGKTVAIDEADYQAFDSIESNGVKVSFQLLPDDSATPWSKLKAKYDQM; the protein is encoded by the coding sequence ATGCCAATTACATTAGTAAGAGTAGACGATCGAGTAATTCATGGACAAATTGCAACGAGATGGGCAAAATATCGAAATTGTGATGGGATTTTAGTAGCGGATGATCAGATTGCTGCTGATCCATTTCGTTCAAAAGTTTTAAAAGCAGCAGCTCCAACCGGAGTAAAAGTGGGAATTTATACATTAGAAGAAGCTTTGGAGAAGATTGAAAAGGCCAAAGTTGCGAAAAATAGTTATTTTTTAATTAGCAATTCACCACTTAATTTCCAGAAATTATTGGAACTGGGGGCGGATTTTGGAACCGAGTTAAATATTGGACCCATGAATACAAGACCCAATACGAAAATTCTTGGGAAAACAGTTGCTATTGATGAAGCGGATTATCAAGCCTTTGATTCTATTGAAAGTAATGGCGTAAAGGTGAGTTTCCAATTATTACCAGATGATAGCGCAACGCCGTGGAGCAAATTAAAAGCTAAATATGATCAAATGTAA
- a CDS encoding acyl-CoA thioesterase, which translates to MSKEQERKIKTCRESRVVQTHRVFPYDLNQHKTLFGGKLMSLIDDTASISATRHSRGVCVTASTDSLDFLHPIHEDHSVCVETYVTGVGKSSIEVFAKVIGEVLLTGERYLAATSFMTFVALPTEESPTIIVPLIEPQTIEERMVCDGYDQRRKKRVSIRQFNEEFAETVTLAVPWMTKGWSEFTD; encoded by the coding sequence ATGAGTAAAGAACAAGAACGAAAAATAAAAACATGTCGAGAATCACGCGTGGTACAAACCCATCGAGTGTTTCCATATGATTTGAATCAGCATAAAACATTGTTTGGCGGGAAGTTAATGAGTTTGATTGATGATACCGCTTCAATTTCGGCAACTCGTCATAGTCGAGGCGTATGTGTTACAGCCTCAACGGATTCTTTAGACTTTTTGCATCCGATTCATGAAGATCATTCGGTTTGTGTTGAAACATATGTAACGGGTGTTGGGAAATCTTCAATTGAAGTTTTTGCGAAGGTGATAGGCGAAGTGCTTTTAACGGGTGAACGTTATTTAGCCGCGACTAGTTTTATGACGTTTGTTGCGTTGCCAACAGAAGAAAGCCCGACTATTATAGTTCCTTTAATTGAACCTCAGACAATTGAAGAGCGGATGGTTTGTGACGGATATGACCAACGTCGAAAAAAACGAGTAAGCATTCGTCAATTTAATGAAGAATTTGCTGAAACGGTAACGTTAGCAGTTCCTTGGATGACAAAAGGTTGGAGCGAGTTTACTGATTAA
- a CDS encoding PTS system mannose/fructose/sorbose family transporter subunit IID, whose translation MEMEQKGGKLTKKELNQMWRRWGFFHLSSMSYEKLQGHNWAYLMSPLGEKYYKDNPEAYRSLLERHSLFYNTEPQTGSLIVGIAASLEEQIGMGEDVPEEMVTSVKATLMGPLAGIGDAIMQGIVVPILLSIGMGLASGGSAIGPVFYMITYGIAGVLISLFAFKNGYKLGLTAVDSLVGENSKRLRDAFNLLGVMVVGGLAASYVTLETKINIPYGDTTQKLQEILDSNFPKLLPLLMVLLAWWLLSSKKMTATKVILILTGISAVGVVIGIF comes from the coding sequence ATGGAAATGGAGCAAAAAGGCGGGAAATTAACGAAAAAAGAATTAAATCAAATGTGGCGACGTTGGGGATTCTTTCATTTATCGTCAATGAGTTATGAAAAATTACAAGGTCACAACTGGGCCTATCTAATGTCTCCTTTAGGTGAAAAATATTATAAAGATAATCCAGAAGCTTATCGAAGTTTGCTTGAAAGACATTCTTTGTTCTATAATACTGAACCACAAACCGGTTCCTTAATTGTAGGGATTGCAGCTTCTTTAGAAGAGCAGATTGGAATGGGTGAAGATGTTCCAGAAGAGATGGTGACTTCTGTTAAGGCAACTTTAATGGGACCTTTAGCAGGAATTGGTGACGCGATTATGCAAGGCATTGTGGTGCCAATTCTCTTATCAATTGGGATGGGATTAGCAAGTGGTGGGAGCGCCATTGGACCAGTATTTTATATGATTACTTATGGAATTGCCGGAGTTTTGATTTCATTATTTGCCTTTAAAAATGGCTATAAACTAGGTTTAACGGCAGTTGATTCCTTAGTTGGTGAGAATTCAAAACGTTTGCGAGATGCATTTAATCTATTGGGCGTTATGGTTGTCGGTGGGCTGGCAGCGTCCTACGTTACTTTGGAAACGAAGATTAACATTCCTTACGGCGATACAACGCAAAAATTACAAGAAATTTTAGATAGCAATTTTCCAAAATTATTGCCACTATTGATGGTACTTCTTGCTTGGTGGCTACTTTCTTCTAAGAAAATGACTGCAACCAAAGTCATTCTGATTCTAACTGGGATTTCAGCAGTTGGTGTAGTAATTGGGATTTTTTAA
- the deoC gene encoding deoxyribose-phosphate aldolase, whose protein sequence is MATYTLEQLAKFIDHTNLKADATHEDMVKLCDEANRYQFKMVAINSGQSNRCSQLLSGTGVDIGAAIGFPLGQTSIASKVFETEEAIQSGATEIDYMINITELKAKNYAFMEEEMAQIVAVCRKHNICSKVIFENCYLTKEEIIKMSEIAKKVKPDFIKTSTGFGTGGATFEDVQLMKQTAGDEIKVKAAGGIRDVDTFLKMIASGAERIGTSSGILIIEELKSNFAKQGITEIDI, encoded by the coding sequence ATGGCAACTTACACATTAGAACAATTAGCTAAATTTATTGACCATACAAATTTGAAAGCTGATGCCACACATGAAGATATGGTGAAACTTTGCGATGAAGCCAATCGTTATCAATTTAAAATGGTCGCAATTAATTCAGGGCAATCCAATCGATGCAGCCAACTTTTATCTGGAACAGGTGTTGATATTGGCGCTGCAATCGGCTTTCCATTAGGACAAACTTCCATTGCGTCAAAAGTATTTGAAACAGAAGAAGCCATTCAAAGTGGGGCAACTGAAATTGATTATATGATCAACATTACTGAACTAAAAGCAAAAAATTATGCTTTTATGGAAGAGGAAATGGCTCAAATTGTCGCAGTTTGTCGCAAGCACAATATTTGTTCTAAAGTTATTTTTGAAAATTGCTATTTAACTAAAGAAGAAATTATTAAAATGAGTGAAATCGCAAAAAAAGTCAAACCAGATTTTATTAAAACATCAACTGGATTTGGCACAGGTGGCGCTACATTTGAAGATGTTCAATTAATGAAACAAACTGCTGGTGATGAGATTAAAGTTAAAGCTGCTGGGGGAATTCGTGATGTTGATACATTCTTAAAAATGATTGCATCTGGTGCAGAAAGAATTGGTACTAGTTCCGGTATTCTGATTATTGAAGAGTTAAAAAGTAATTTTGCTAAACAAGGAATTACTGAAATCGACATTTAA